In Thermorudis peleae, a genomic segment contains:
- a CDS encoding sugar ABC transporter substrate-binding protein yields the protein MASPTATKAAATATTSAGSATTTASATAVSTAQATPGIADWVTPSTSASGTIALLLPESKTARYESKDRPLFEAKLKALCPNCKIIYSNANQDASAQQQQAEAALANGAKVLVLDPVDGKAAAVIADKAKAQGVPVIAYDRLIQNSDGVTYYISFDNTRVGQLQAQALVQALSGKSKPQIVMINGAPTDPNAGQFKAGAHSVFDPLVQAGKLVIAKEYDTPDWSPDQAQNEMQQALTALGNKVDGVYAANDGTAGGAIAAMKAAGLNPLPPVTGQDAELAAIQRIVAGEQYMTVYKPLKPEAEIAAELAYSLLTNTPVPSSVTAGKTTPNGKINVPSVLLTPIVVTKDNIKDTVVKDGFWTVQQICTADYATACKNAGLQ from the coding sequence ATGGCAAGCCCAACGGCCACGAAAGCAGCAGCAACGGCAACAACGAGTGCTGGTAGCGCGACGACAACTGCCAGCGCGACAGCTGTGAGCACTGCCCAGGCAACGCCTGGCATTGCCGACTGGGTCACGCCGTCGACCTCGGCCAGCGGAACTATTGCGCTGCTTCTACCTGAATCAAAGACGGCACGGTACGAAAGTAAAGACCGCCCACTCTTCGAAGCAAAACTAAAGGCGCTCTGTCCAAACTGCAAGATCATCTACAGCAATGCGAACCAAGACGCAAGCGCACAGCAGCAACAAGCTGAAGCCGCGCTTGCAAACGGCGCCAAGGTACTTGTCCTTGATCCAGTTGATGGCAAGGCTGCCGCGGTGATTGCCGATAAGGCAAAGGCACAGGGCGTTCCGGTTATTGCTTACGACCGACTAATCCAGAATTCTGATGGCGTAACATACTACATCTCGTTCGACAACACGCGTGTTGGTCAGCTTCAGGCCCAAGCGCTTGTTCAGGCCTTAAGCGGTAAAAGCAAGCCCCAGATTGTGATGATCAACGGCGCGCCAACAGACCCCAATGCTGGTCAATTCAAAGCCGGCGCCCATAGCGTCTTCGATCCGTTGGTGCAGGCTGGCAAGTTGGTGATCGCCAAAGAGTACGATACGCCGGACTGGAGTCCGGACCAGGCACAAAACGAGATGCAGCAAGCACTGACAGCGTTGGGCAACAAAGTTGACGGTGTCTATGCGGCAAATGACGGTACAGCCGGTGGTGCGATTGCTGCGATGAAGGCGGCAGGGCTGAATCCGCTGCCTCCAGTGACAGGGCAAGATGCTGAGCTTGCGGCAATTCAGCGGATCGTCGCTGGTGAGCAGTACATGACTGTCTACAAGCCATTGAAGCCTGAAGCGGAAATTGCTGCTGAACTCGCATATTCGCTGCTCACCAACACGCCCGTGCCGAGCAGTGTTACAGCCGGCAAGACAACCCCAAATGGCAAGATTAATGTGCCCTCAGTGTTGCTGACACCAATTGTTGTGACGAAGGACAATATTAAAGACACCGTCGTGAAGGATGGCTTCTGGACAGTGCAGCAGATCTGCACTGCTGATTACGCGACGGCATGCAAGAACGCAGGGCTGCAGTAA
- a CDS encoding FTR1 family protein gives MMGKSVVSRMFHDIVLVGAIALLLGIMIWQGLRFGGSPDPEQAVGAWSAGISAAVLVFREGLEAILVLAALFASLQRAQAALTRPISAGALAALAMTVLTWFVVVWLIGLAQSTFSELQVQAATGLLAVVVLLVVMNWFFHRVYWTEWIRVHTRRKTDLAQQLKAGLLTPRRAFLGLALLGFSAVYREGFETVLFLQDTRLRWGMSVIELGAGLGLLLTLIVGWLTLLAHRRLPYQRMLVLTGAMLGLVFVVMVGEQAQEMQLAGWLPTTQLPLPIPDWLGTWFALFPTAETLLAQALAATLVLGSFLVVKLRTARAARLLETSPAQSSL, from the coding sequence ATGATGGGCAAGTCAGTTGTTTCACGGATGTTCCATGATATTGTTCTTGTGGGAGCCATTGCGCTCCTGCTTGGCATTATGATTTGGCAAGGGTTGCGCTTCGGTGGTAGCCCTGACCCAGAGCAAGCCGTTGGAGCATGGTCTGCCGGTATTTCCGCCGCTGTTCTCGTATTTCGTGAAGGGTTGGAGGCGATTCTGGTTCTCGCAGCCCTGTTCGCAAGCTTGCAGCGGGCGCAAGCTGCGTTGACGCGGCCGATTAGCGCTGGTGCACTTGCGGCTCTGGCGATGACGGTTCTTACCTGGTTTGTCGTTGTCTGGCTCATTGGCCTTGCCCAGTCGACGTTCTCCGAGTTGCAGGTGCAGGCGGCAACGGGCTTGCTTGCTGTCGTGGTGTTACTCGTGGTGATGAATTGGTTTTTCCATAGGGTTTATTGGACTGAGTGGATTCGCGTCCACACTCGACGGAAGACGGACCTCGCGCAGCAGTTGAAAGCTGGGTTGTTAACTCCGCGTCGGGCCTTTTTGGGCCTCGCATTGTTGGGCTTTAGCGCGGTCTATCGCGAGGGATTTGAAACGGTGCTCTTCCTGCAAGATACCCGTCTGCGCTGGGGTATGAGCGTGATTGAGCTTGGTGCAGGGCTTGGGTTGCTGTTGACGCTGATCGTGGGGTGGCTGACCTTGCTTGCCCATCGGCGGCTCCCGTATCAGCGCATGCTTGTTCTCACCGGTGCGATGCTCGGGCTGGTCTTCGTTGTAATGGTTGGCGAGCAAGCGCAGGAAATGCAATTGGCAGGTTGGCTGCCAACGACGCAACTGCCGCTGCCTATTCCTGACTGGCTCGGCACATGGTTTGCTCTCTTCCCGACTGCAGAGACGCTATTAGCTCAGGCGCTTGCCGCAACCCTTGTGCTAGGGTCCTTCCTCGTCGTTAAGTTGCGCACAGCACGTGCCGCTCGCTTACTTGAGACCTCTCCAGCACAATCATCGCTATAA
- the ppdK gene encoding pyruvate, phosphate dikinase, with protein sequence MATTTRRWVMLFREGNAKMRDLLGGKGANLAEMTRIGLPVPPGFTITTAACVTFLNQGREFPPGLWDEVLEGLHDIESQIGRRFGDPEAPLLVSVRSGAKFSMPGMMDTILNLGLTDETVRGLATLSGDERFAYDCYRRLIQMFAKVVLGVPAELFEDLIDEQKRELGIQHDYQIPATTWRQLVEAFKAIVEREAGRSFPQDPFEQLRLAIMAVFDSWNNRRAIDYRNAHGIPHDLGTAVNVQAMVFGNLGPDCATGVAFTRNPNTGEKVVFGEYLTNAQGEDVVAGIRTPQPIHAMADDPLLQGAYRQLLDVAERLERHYRDMQDLEFTIEHGKLYMLQTRTGKRTGRAAVKIAVDMVEEGIITPQEAVLRVEPEHVEQLLHPAIDPNWQGQPLATGLPASPGAASGIVVFDPDEAKHRAERGEAVILVRVETSADDFHGMLAAQGILTARGGMTSHAAVVARGIGKPAVVGCSALEIDYQQKVFRVGSTIVRAGDPITIDGATGTVYVGTIPTLPPSVGGELSTLLQWADQFRRLGVRANADTPEDAAKARELGAEGIGLCRTEHMFFQGNRIVAMRQMILAQTEEERRAALAKLEPMQREDFIGIFTAMDGFPVTIRTLDPPLHEFLPKDEEEIVAVANELGVAPDVIRAKVQALHEANPMLGHRGCRLGITAPEITEMQARAIFSAALHCAAQGIKVHPEIMIPLVADVRELERQRAIIDRVAQELFAEAGRTIPYHVGTMIELPRAALTADEIAQQAEFFSFGTNDLTQTTFGLSRDDSGRFLPYYIQNGIFPADPFQTLDRKGVGRLIEIARDGGRKTRPTLKLGICGEHGGDPASVHFCHDAGLDYVSASPYRVPIARLAAAHAALGAQKGDV encoded by the coding sequence ATGGCGACAACAACACGACGGTGGGTAATGCTTTTTCGTGAGGGCAACGCGAAGATGCGTGATCTCCTCGGCGGCAAAGGCGCAAATCTCGCCGAGATGACGCGGATTGGCCTCCCCGTCCCGCCTGGGTTCACCATCACGACCGCAGCCTGTGTCACGTTCCTCAACCAGGGACGTGAGTTCCCTCCTGGTCTTTGGGATGAGGTGCTCGAAGGCCTTCATGATATCGAAAGCCAGATTGGCCGTCGCTTTGGCGATCCTGAGGCGCCACTCCTCGTCTCGGTTCGCTCTGGTGCCAAGTTCTCAATGCCAGGGATGATGGACACCATTCTTAACCTCGGATTGACTGACGAGACGGTCCGGGGTCTCGCCACATTGAGTGGAGACGAGCGCTTTGCCTATGACTGCTATCGCCGGCTTATCCAAATGTTTGCTAAGGTCGTACTTGGCGTGCCTGCCGAATTGTTTGAGGACCTTATCGACGAACAGAAGCGGGAACTTGGTATTCAGCATGACTACCAAATTCCGGCCACAACATGGCGGCAACTTGTCGAAGCGTTCAAAGCAATCGTGGAACGTGAGGCTGGCCGCTCCTTCCCGCAGGATCCATTTGAGCAACTGCGACTCGCGATTATGGCGGTCTTCGATTCCTGGAACAATCGGCGGGCGATCGATTACCGAAACGCTCACGGGATCCCGCATGATCTTGGGACTGCAGTGAATGTTCAGGCAATGGTGTTCGGCAATCTCGGCCCTGATTGCGCAACTGGTGTCGCGTTCACCCGCAATCCCAATACCGGAGAAAAGGTGGTGTTCGGTGAATACCTGACCAACGCTCAGGGTGAGGACGTTGTTGCCGGTATTCGGACACCACAACCAATTCACGCCATGGCCGATGATCCGTTGCTTCAGGGCGCGTATCGGCAACTGCTCGATGTCGCTGAGCGCCTTGAGCGGCACTACCGAGATATGCAAGACCTTGAATTCACGATTGAGCATGGCAAGCTGTACATGCTCCAGACACGCACTGGCAAGCGGACGGGACGCGCCGCCGTCAAAATTGCCGTTGACATGGTCGAGGAAGGCATTATCACGCCGCAGGAAGCTGTGCTGCGCGTTGAACCGGAGCACGTTGAGCAACTCCTTCACCCGGCGATCGATCCAAATTGGCAGGGCCAGCCGCTGGCAACAGGGCTTCCAGCAAGCCCGGGTGCAGCCAGCGGTATCGTCGTCTTTGACCCGGACGAGGCGAAGCACCGCGCTGAGCGCGGTGAAGCGGTCATCCTGGTACGCGTCGAAACTTCAGCGGATGACTTCCATGGCATGCTGGCCGCGCAAGGGATCCTCACCGCACGTGGTGGCATGACCTCTCATGCTGCTGTCGTAGCCCGTGGTATTGGAAAACCAGCGGTTGTTGGTTGTAGCGCACTTGAAATTGACTACCAGCAGAAAGTTTTCCGCGTTGGTTCGACAATTGTCCGCGCTGGAGATCCTATTACGATTGACGGAGCAACGGGGACAGTCTACGTCGGGACTATTCCAACCCTGCCGCCAAGCGTCGGCGGCGAATTATCAACATTGCTGCAATGGGCAGACCAGTTCCGACGTCTCGGCGTGCGAGCCAATGCTGATACACCTGAAGACGCAGCCAAAGCTCGCGAACTGGGAGCTGAGGGAATTGGCCTCTGCCGCACAGAGCATATGTTTTTCCAGGGCAATCGCATCGTCGCCATGCGTCAGATGATCCTTGCACAGACAGAAGAAGAGCGCCGCGCTGCGCTTGCCAAGCTCGAGCCAATGCAGCGAGAGGATTTTATTGGTATTTTCACGGCAATGGATGGTTTCCCGGTTACTATTCGCACACTCGACCCACCGCTTCATGAGTTCCTCCCGAAAGACGAAGAGGAGATTGTTGCAGTTGCGAACGAACTTGGCGTTGCACCGGACGTCATTCGCGCGAAGGTGCAGGCGCTGCACGAAGCGAATCCCATGCTTGGGCATCGCGGCTGTCGCCTCGGCATCACAGCCCCGGAGATTACCGAGATGCAAGCACGGGCAATTTTCAGCGCCGCGCTCCATTGTGCTGCCCAGGGAATCAAGGTACATCCCGAGATCATGATCCCTCTGGTTGCTGATGTCCGCGAGTTGGAACGCCAGCGAGCCATTATTGACCGTGTTGCCCAGGAACTCTTTGCCGAAGCTGGCCGCACGATCCCGTATCATGTCGGGACCATGATCGAACTACCACGCGCTGCATTGACTGCAGACGAAATTGCACAACAGGCCGAGTTTTTCAGCTTCGGCACAAACGACCTGACACAGACCACCTTTGGTCTCAGCCGAGACGATTCCGGCCGCTTTCTTCCCTACTACATCCAGAACGGCATCTTCCCAGCTGATCCCTTCCAGACCCTCGACCGGAAAGGCGTGGGACGGCTTATCGAGATTGCTCGTGACGGTGGGCGCAAGACACGGCCAACACTCAAACTCGGCATCTGTGGCGAACATGGTGGTGATCCAGCGAGCGTCCACTTCTGCCACGACGCCGGCCTTGATTACGTGAGCGCTTCGCCATATCGAGTACCAATAGCTCGGCTTGCGGCAGCACATGCTGCGTTAGGCGCTCAGAAAGGGGATGTATAG
- a CDS encoding ATP-dependent helicase — MRMTQELLQALNSEQQEAVTAVDGPVLVVAGPGSGKTRVLTHRIAYLIAEGYARPHQILAVTFTNKAAREMRERLAQLLDPQVAEHVMAGTFHGICARILRVEYAALGYPSFVIYDDEDQLALVRHVLEELNLDPKRFSPRAILARISAAKNQQISPASYPIESYFDEVVARVYPQYERRLERASALDFDDLLTKTLALFDEFPEVLQRYQDRWHYIHVDEYQDTNHLQYLLVRALARGHRNLFVVGDPDQSIYGWRHADIHNILNFKRDYPDAREIHLSMNYRSTATIVRAADHVIRANRLRIQRTLRTLNDTGLPITLWACADDLEEATRVVEEIRILVARGIRQYRDFAILYRTNAQSQPLEQALVQAGIPYQLIGGLRFYERREIKDALALLRILINPADDVSLRRVIENTPLGNGIGKQTWRSLERVAAQHAMPIGLLLRDHHLACCELTGRTRQRLAILADHLQRWQTLSCELSASALFARMLEEAGLSALYREARDPEDIDRWENLTQLASLLQQYDHLPADQGIPLFLDEAALVTDADLLNDERNHVTLITFHAAKGLEFPVVFLVGIEEGLVPHSRSIENEAELEEERRLFYVGLTRAKEQVYISFANRRLRWGTSSWSVRSRFLDDIPDELLEYGGKSERRSFLEHSLKQRSRLHHTPTPTVRLRKGMRVFHKTFGDGIVVDVHDLPGDQEVAVAFKRHGTKRLLVSLANLTVE; from the coding sequence ATGCGAATGACGCAAGAACTGCTGCAAGCGCTGAACAGCGAACAGCAAGAAGCTGTCACGGCAGTAGATGGGCCGGTGTTAGTTGTTGCTGGGCCCGGAAGCGGCAAGACTCGCGTCCTGACCCATCGTATTGCCTACCTCATCGCTGAAGGCTATGCCCGCCCGCACCAGATTCTTGCGGTAACGTTCACGAACAAAGCTGCCCGGGAAATGCGCGAACGACTTGCCCAACTCCTTGATCCGCAGGTAGCTGAACACGTCATGGCCGGGACTTTCCATGGCATTTGCGCGCGTATCCTGCGCGTTGAATATGCCGCGCTCGGTTACCCTTCCTTCGTCATCTATGATGACGAGGACCAGTTGGCTCTCGTCCGTCATGTCCTTGAAGAGCTCAATCTTGATCCGAAGCGGTTTAGTCCGCGTGCCATCCTCGCTCGCATCTCAGCTGCCAAAAATCAGCAAATTTCTCCAGCCAGCTATCCGATTGAATCCTATTTTGACGAAGTCGTTGCTCGCGTATACCCGCAATATGAACGACGCCTCGAGCGAGCAAGCGCACTCGATTTCGATGATCTACTCACCAAAACGCTTGCGCTGTTTGACGAATTTCCCGAAGTGTTGCAGCGATATCAGGATCGGTGGCACTACATTCACGTCGACGAATATCAAGATACGAATCACTTACAGTATTTGCTCGTTCGCGCTCTTGCACGAGGCCATCGGAATCTCTTTGTTGTCGGCGACCCCGACCAGTCAATCTATGGCTGGCGGCATGCTGACATCCACAACATTCTCAATTTCAAGCGCGACTACCCCGATGCTCGTGAGATTCATTTGTCGATGAATTATCGGTCGACAGCCACGATCGTTCGGGCAGCTGACCACGTCATCCGGGCGAATCGGCTGCGTATCCAAAGGACGCTGCGCACACTGAATGACACGGGGCTCCCAATCACCCTCTGGGCATGCGCTGATGACCTTGAGGAAGCGACGCGCGTTGTCGAAGAAATTCGCATACTTGTCGCGCGTGGAATACGACAATACCGAGATTTCGCCATTCTCTATCGCACCAATGCCCAAAGCCAACCACTCGAGCAGGCGCTTGTCCAGGCCGGTATTCCTTACCAGCTCATTGGCGGCCTGCGCTTCTATGAACGGCGTGAGATTAAAGACGCGCTTGCCCTCCTCCGCATCTTGATCAACCCAGCCGACGACGTAAGCCTGCGGCGGGTCATTGAGAACACACCTCTTGGGAATGGCATTGGCAAACAGACATGGCGGAGCCTCGAGCGCGTGGCTGCCCAACATGCTATGCCGATTGGCTTGCTTCTTCGCGATCACCATCTTGCCTGCTGTGAGCTTACGGGACGCACTCGGCAGCGCTTAGCAATACTCGCAGATCATCTGCAGCGCTGGCAAACGCTTTCTTGCGAATTGTCTGCGAGCGCTCTTTTCGCACGTATGCTTGAGGAAGCTGGATTGAGTGCACTCTACCGTGAAGCACGTGATCCTGAAGATATCGACCGCTGGGAAAACTTGACGCAACTCGCGAGTCTGTTGCAACAATACGATCACCTACCTGCAGACCAAGGGATTCCGCTCTTTCTCGACGAAGCTGCGCTTGTTACCGATGCGGATCTTTTAAACGACGAGCGCAATCATGTCACGCTCATCACGTTTCACGCAGCAAAAGGATTAGAGTTCCCGGTTGTTTTCCTCGTCGGCATCGAAGAAGGCCTCGTTCCTCACTCGCGATCAATCGAGAACGAGGCCGAACTTGAAGAAGAACGCCGTCTCTTCTACGTCGGTCTGACGCGAGCGAAGGAACAAGTGTACATTAGCTTCGCCAACCGGCGTCTTCGCTGGGGAACGTCAAGCTGGAGTGTTCGCTCGCGCTTCCTCGACGACATCCCAGATGAGTTGCTAGAGTATGGAGGGAAGTCCGAACGGCGATCATTCCTCGAGCATTCCTTGAAGCAACGCAGCCGGCTACATCACACTCCTACGCCAACTGTGCGACTCAGGAAGGGGATGCGTGTCTTCCACAAGACCTTTGGAGATGGCATCGTTGTTGACGTGCACGATCTTCCCGGCGACCAGGAAGTCGCGGTAGCCTTTAAACGTCATGGAACGAAGCGACTCCTTGTCAGCCTTGCAAACCTGACAGTTGAGTAG
- the hpt gene encoding hypoxanthine phosphoribosyltransferase gives MDRSTRPSDQLPAPARKILQAVATHLKQAQVEVTATLVVGFSGGPDSLTLLWALAELERRGQGPRIVALHVDHQLRPESADEARQAQALGAALGVPVQVTQVDVTQWAAYHEGGIEAGARAARYGALGKLARQLATPWVAVAHTRDDQAETVLLRLISGASLEGLAGMRYCHRRPVALDPSGNDVVELSILRPLLDTSRAEIRACLMSLGLTPIDDPSNTSLAYRRNRIRYQVLPALEDIAPGATGVIARVAMFLQDDADYLAQETARYVTDLVRQEKNVIWVERQKLVHLPVAIQRRVLLAAVQHAAHGRQVRVASERLEALRSASAHAVGTRIELGHGLLAYVDYTVIAIGHQMVLERALRSRWQGPLLLTPMTLAIQGHQLIAFPGGWILSIDAAEPVTLRTRHHGDRLRVSTDRLVRLQDWLVNEKIPRYLREWLPVVARDKEVLWIAGVHPAAAQLPGASVQLISHDPTIPKAWQVLAEKEEQSMGDIEPSALQAGLAEVLIDEQTLQRRVTELGAEIAQHYAGKRPLLIGVLSGAFVFMADLVRHMPIPLSIDFMAVSSYGKATVTSGVVRILKDLDRPIEGEDVLLVEDIVDSGLTLQYLSDVLRRRNPASLRVVALLRKQKADALPVPVDWVGFEIPDVFVVGYGLDVAGKYRNLPFVAIYRAEAPV, from the coding sequence ATGGATCGGTCGACGAGGCCCAGTGATCAGCTGCCTGCTCCAGCGCGCAAGATCCTCCAGGCAGTTGCAACACACCTGAAGCAGGCGCAGGTTGAGGTGACCGCGACGCTCGTTGTCGGGTTTTCGGGCGGCCCCGATTCGTTGACTCTACTCTGGGCGCTTGCCGAATTGGAGCGCCGCGGCCAAGGCCCTCGAATCGTTGCTCTCCATGTCGATCATCAGCTTCGTCCAGAATCAGCTGACGAAGCGCGCCAGGCGCAGGCGCTTGGCGCAGCGTTGGGTGTCCCTGTGCAGGTTACTCAGGTGGATGTGACCCAATGGGCGGCATATCACGAGGGTGGCATCGAGGCGGGAGCGCGAGCAGCGCGCTATGGTGCGCTCGGAAAGCTAGCACGGCAGCTTGCGACACCATGGGTGGCTGTTGCCCATACACGTGATGACCAGGCAGAGACTGTGCTTCTTCGATTAATCAGCGGAGCAAGTCTCGAGGGCCTTGCTGGGATGCGCTACTGCCATCGCCGACCCGTTGCGCTTGATCCTTCCGGCAACGACGTGGTTGAGTTGTCGATTCTTCGGCCGCTTCTCGATACGAGTCGAGCGGAAATTCGTGCTTGCCTCATGTCGCTTGGCCTGACACCAATTGATGATCCCTCGAACACATCACTCGCCTACCGCCGCAATCGCATTCGCTACCAAGTCCTCCCTGCTCTTGAGGACATTGCACCTGGTGCAACAGGCGTTATCGCGCGTGTTGCGATGTTTCTCCAAGATGATGCTGATTACCTTGCTCAAGAAACCGCTCGGTATGTCACAGACCTTGTCCGCCAAGAGAAGAATGTCATCTGGGTCGAACGGCAGAAGTTGGTGCACTTGCCGGTTGCGATCCAACGGCGCGTGCTGCTTGCTGCAGTCCAGCACGCCGCGCATGGACGACAGGTGCGCGTAGCATCAGAGCGTCTTGAGGCGTTACGGAGTGCGAGTGCCCATGCTGTGGGCACTCGTATCGAACTAGGACATGGGTTACTCGCGTATGTTGATTACACGGTGATTGCGATCGGACACCAAATGGTCCTTGAGCGTGCCTTACGTTCTCGCTGGCAAGGGCCGCTCCTGCTGACGCCAATGACACTCGCTATTCAGGGGCACCAGCTCATCGCGTTCCCAGGTGGCTGGATTCTCTCCATCGATGCAGCGGAGCCGGTGACGCTACGAACTCGGCACCACGGTGATCGGTTGCGTGTCTCAACAGATCGCCTTGTGCGATTGCAAGATTGGCTTGTTAATGAAAAAATCCCACGATACCTACGGGAATGGCTTCCTGTTGTAGCCCGTGACAAGGAGGTGCTCTGGATCGCTGGTGTTCATCCGGCAGCGGCGCAGCTGCCAGGCGCGAGCGTTCAACTTATCTCTCACGATCCAACAATTCCCAAAGCGTGGCAGGTGTTGGCAGAGAAGGAGGAACAGTCGATGGGCGATATTGAGCCATCAGCCTTGCAGGCGGGGCTTGCGGAAGTCCTGATTGATGAGCAAACCCTTCAGCGCCGGGTGACAGAACTAGGAGCAGAGATTGCACAACACTATGCTGGAAAGCGACCGTTACTCATTGGGGTGCTCAGCGGTGCCTTCGTTTTTATGGCTGATCTCGTGCGGCATATGCCCATTCCATTGTCCATCGATTTTATGGCGGTCTCCAGCTATGGTAAGGCGACGGTGACGTCAGGGGTCGTGCGAATTTTGAAGGACCTTGATCGCCCGATCGAAGGAGAGGATGTGTTGCTCGTTGAGGACATCGTTGATAGTGGGCTCACGTTGCAATACCTCAGCGATGTCCTCCGCCGGCGCAATCCGGCAAGTCTCCGCGTTGTCGCGTTGTTGCGCAAACAAAAAGCTGATGCCTTGCCTGTTCCAGTCGATTGGGTCGGTTTTGAAATCCCCGATGTCTTTGTGGTCGGCTATGGGCTTGATGTGGCAGGGAAATATCGTAACTTGCCATTTGTTGCCATCTACCGCGCCGAAGCGCCGGTATGA